The Neoasaia chiangmaiensis sequence GGCGCGGCGGATGCCGAGCGCGACGTGCGTGGATTCTCACTCAAATTCTATACCGGAGAGGGCAACTGGGATCTGGTCGGCAATAATACGCCGGTGTTCTTCGTTCGTGATCCGATGAAATTCCCTGACTTCATTCATACGCAGAAGCGTCATCCCCGAACGAACATGCGCTCGGCGACGGCCATGTGGGATTTCTGGTCACTAAGCCCCGAAAGTCTCCATCAGGTTGCGATTCTGTTTTCGGACCGCGGTTTGCCGCAAGGCTACAGGTTCATGAATGGTTATGGCAGCCACACTTTCTCGTTGTGGAATGCTTCGGGCGAACGGTTCTGGGTCAAATTCCATTTCAAGACGCAGCAAGGCCATCGTTTCTGGACGAACGATGAGGCGAACGACATCATTGGACGCAACCGCGAGACATCGCAGGCCGATCTGTACGATGCCATCGAACGGCAGGAGTTTCCGCGCTGGACGATGTATATTCAGGTCATGCGGGAGGATGAGGCGGAAAGGGTGGATTTCAATCCCTTCGACATCACCAAAGTCTGGTCGCACAAGGATTATCCTCTACACGAAGTTGGCGTTGTCGAACTGAATCGGAACCCGGAGAACTACTTCGCGGAAATCGAGCAATCTTCGTTTTCGCCCTCTAATATCGTGCCGGGTATCGGGTTTTCACCTGACAAAATGTTGCAGGGCAGGCTGTTCGCCTATGCCGATGCGCACCGCTATCGCGTGGGGACACATTACGAGGCACTTCCCGTCAACCGACCGAAGGTGCCTGTTCGGACCTATCACATGGATGGGCCGATGCGCTTCGATGCCACGGAAGGATCGGATGCGTATTACGAGCCCAATTCCTTCGACGGACCCGCGGAGGCACGTCAGGCGATCGAACCGCCGCTGCGGGTAAGCGGGGAGGCGACCTACTATGCCCATCGGGATGATGGCGACGATTATGCCCAGCCACGTGCGCTCTATCGACTGTTCGACGATGCGCAGCGGCAACGTTTTCACACCAATATTGCCAGTGCGATGGTCGGCGTGCCACGTCATATCGTGGAACGGCAACTGAGTCATTTCGAACGGGCCGACCCCGTCTGGGCGAGAGGCGTTCGGGAAAATCTGGAAAGGGAGGTGCCGGTGGGCCATGCGTCGTCGGCGACCAATCAGGAGATGACGGAACCGGGAGCGCGATGATCGAGTTGTCTTTATTGCGGATTTTCCGGTATTGTTCCGTATCGTGATCGTTGCGGAACGGGTTGATGCGGCGTTGGGCAGGTAGTTTTGGACTGCTTCTTCTAATCGGCATGTCTGCCTGCCAGACGCCGCCGTCCAATACGTGCAAGATCGCGACGATTGGCAATCTGCCAATTCTCAATAGCCACGGCAGTCCGATTGTTCGAGCAACGGTCAATGATCATCCGGTCGCTTTCACCGTCGACACGGGGGCATTCAACAGCACGATTGACGAATATTATGCCGATCGTCTCGGTGTGACATACATGCCGGGGTGGCTTACGGTTTCAGGGTTTGGTGGCGACACGTTCGCCAATGGCGGACGAGTCGACAAACTTGGTCTCGGTTCAGCCACGGCATATGACCTGACGTTTCTTCTGGCAGGCCATTCCCGTCGGACGATCGACGGTCTGCCGGTCATCGGGTGGTTCGGCTCGGAATTCCTGACCGCCTCCGACGTGGTGGTCGATATGCCCGACCATGTGATGCAGATGCTCGACATGCGGCAGTGCGGGTTTCCGACGCCGACGTGGTCTGGAAAGACTTACCGTGTGTCGATCCGGCATGATGACCCTTCATCGACGAAGGTCGGCGTGACTTTTTCAGTAAACGGCAAGTCGGTCGATGGATTTGTCGATACTGGCGCGTCGTCAACGATGATCTCGTTGGCGGAGGCGCGGCGCGCGGGCGTGACCATGGACATGTTGCAGCGTGATCCACAACGTCGCGGATTCGGGATCGCGAACAGACCGTTCACGATCTATCGTCATCGTTTCGATCAGCTTGCAGTTGGCGATCTGGTCGTTTCCCATCCAGTTCTCAGCGTCCTCGATGAGGATGGGCAGGATCTCACTGTTCTGGGAGCGGATTTCCTGATCGGCCACCGTATCTGGATTACGCGCGGTTCGGCCATGTATATCCAGAGAGCGGCGGATATCCCCGCTGACGATCCTGCGCGATCAGGTCGTCACTGATCCGAGAAAGGACGTTTCATGAAATGGTTATGCGCTGTGCTTGCGATCGGATTGCTGGCGGGCTGTGCTGAGCAGCGGAATGCCCGGCACGATATTCCGGCGGGTATGGGTGGTTTGCGTGGCGGAAATCCGGGTTATCCGCCATCGCGAATGTGAGCGTCAGCGAGGTGGCGGCAAAGTCTGGCTTTGCACGCCACCACGTGGCGTGATCGATGTCGGGCCGACCTGCTGGCTGCTGTAGGAGCGGTGGGCGTCGTAATTCGCGGGATAGGCATTGCCGGAGACATCGCCGCTCGCTGGTGATGTCGTGGGCGATGAGGGCACTGGAGAGGTTACGGCCGGTTGCGCCAGCGCGACGCGGGACAGCACGCTGCGCAGGGGATCCGCGCCGGGATTGTTGACGCGCATGCTGATCACGACATCTTCAGGACCTACGGTCTGATTGTAGTAGGAGCGGTTCGCGCCGCTATCGACTGTCAGCTTCGAGCCGCCGAGCGACGCGCCGGCGAACAGCCCCTTGGATTTCTGGATGGCGAGAATGTCGGTATTCGAAACGCCGGCGGTGCTGTCTTCGATGCCGCTGCCGACCGTCGCGAAGGACGCCGATGCACCGGCATTGAATTTGAACTGGCTGTCGAGCAATGCCTGCAATCCGCGGTCGGACATGACGAAAAGCATCATCTCCGAATCTTCCATCCCGAGTTGAATACCAACGGAGCCGGAGCTGAGCGTGTAGAAGGCCGGATCGGACCAGGAGCCGCGTGCGTCACGGGACAGGAGCACGCATCCGCCGCCCGAGCCGCCGATGCCGATCGACATATGGAAGATCGAGGGGCAGACCAGAACAGCGCGTGCCCGTGCCAGATATCGTTGCGCGCGAGACTGCGCGTTGGTGCCCTGAAAAAGATCCTGCACGGCAAGTGTCGCGCGATCGACAAGGGATTGCTGGGTGGCGCTGGCCCATGCATGGGACGGCAGGGTAGCGGGCAGCAGGATGGCAAGAGCGGCCAGACCAGGGCGAAGCCGGTGCGGAATGGAAAGCATGAGCGCGAGCCTCGTCGAAAGCGCGGGAACGAACAGGCCGTTCCTGCCGAAGGAATATGGTCGAATGATGTAAGATACGGTTCAGTCTAGCGCGACATCGGCCGCGCGCGATAGGGTATCCGCGAGACCGGGCGCGGTTGCCAGCAGCGTCGTGCCGCCGGTCAGGCCACCATCTCGCAGGAATGGCGATGCGACGGCGCCGGCTTCTTCGAGCAGGACAAGTGCCGCGGCGACGTCCCACAGGTTAATGACCATTTCGAGGTAGCCATCCAGCCGCCCGCTCGCGACATCGGCGAGTGCCAGCGCGCCGGAACCGCCGGAGCGCGGCATGACGCCCAACGCCATGAACGATGAGACCTTTTTCGCATAGGTTTCGGCGGACACACGCGGGCTCCAGCCCATCTCCACCATTGCGGTGCGTGCATCGGTTACTGTGGACGCCTTCAGCGCTTTGCCGTTGAGAAAGGCGCCGTGACCGCGCTGCGCGACATAGGTTTCGTGCAGGGCGGGCGCGTTGATGACCCCGGCCACCGGCACGTCGCCATCCATCAGACCGAGGGAGACGCACCAGCGATCGCGACCGCGCGCATAGTTCGACGTGCCGTCGATCGGGTCCACGACCCAGGTGAGCGCGCCCTGCCGATGCGTGCCGCCTTCCTCTCCCATGAAGCCGTCGTCGGGGAAGAGCGTTTGCATGCGTTCCGCAATAAGACGCTCGACGGCGCCGTCGGCTTCGGTGAAGTAGTCCTGCATGCCCTTGGTCGTGCCGGTCGGGCCGCCCGGCGGCGGACGCATCGCCATGGCCAAGGCGGCGGCATCGTCGACCACGGCGCGGGCAGCGGCAAGGCGATAGGCGATTTCACGGGCGGAAGCAGACATGGGGTTCGTTCCTTCAGTCAACGCGCCGTGCGGCGCGAAGGGAGGCGGTGATGGCGGGATCTTCCAGCATCGTCAGGCGCATGGCGGCAGTATGACCGAAGAGATGCGATAATGCCCGACGACGTGCCGGCGCAAGTTTCTGCTCAGGACTTTCGCGAATGATGGCACACTCAGGAAGGACCCCGAAAGGCGCATGGCGAACGGCCACGACGATGATGCCCACGTCATCCGGCAGCAGGTCGAGCGGGAAGACGTCGTCGACGGCAAAGTAGAGTTTGTCGCACCAGTCGCGATATTCGTGCCATTTGCGATCCGTCAGGAAATCACGCGGCCCGGACTTGACCTCAATGCAAACGAAGCCATGATCCGGGCGCAACGCCATGATGTCGGCGCGGCGACCGGCCGCGGGCAGGGCGAATTCATTGACGGGCGCCCAAGCCAGCGCTTGGCACAAGCCCAGAGCCGCCCGCCGGATGGCGAGCTGGTTTTCCGGCAGGAAAGACGACATGCCACTATTGTGCACCAATTTCCGCGCGTTGTCGCGCCCTTGTCGATAGAGCGGCGACTTGCCTTTCCTTAGAACGGATCTGTGGCGTAGCGTCATCGTCCATGCGCCGATGCAGGACATCGTGGCGCGTGGCGCGCTGGAAGGGATGCCCGTCACGCTCCTGCCCGACATCGGATGGATGCGTTTTCTGGCGGACCCGTTCGGTTTCTGGCGCGAGGGGCGTCTGTTCGTGTTTGCCGAAGCCTATGATTATCGGGACCGACACGGTGTTATCGACGTTCTGGAATGTGATGCCTCTTTCCGGGTCGTTGCGCGGCGCACCGTTCTGCGGGAGCCATGGCATTTATCGTATCCGGTGGTTTTCGAGGCGAAGGGCAGGATCTGGATGTTGCCGGAGGCGTCACGGTCGGGGCGCCTGTCGCTTTATGAGGCGTGCCGCTTTCCAGACGAATGGCAGATCTGCTCGGCGTTTGACTTCCCGTCGGCCGCCATCGACGCGTCGCCCGTGTTTCACCAGGGGCGATGGTGGATGTTTTATACGCCACCTGGACCCAAAGCCGTGCGGCAGAGCGTTCTATGTGCGGCCTATGCCGATGATCTCATGGGGCCATGGCAACAACACCCGGCCAACCCGATCTGGTCGGATCGCAGCGGCGCGCGACCGGGCGGATCGCCGCTTGTTGTCGGTGACACGATCGTACTGCCCACCCAGGATTGCCGCAGCACCTACGGCGCGGCAATCCGCTTTCTGCATCTGCGCATCGACCCCGAATGTGTCACCTGCACGCCGGGTTACGTGATAAAACCGCCTGCCGGGCTAGCACCGCTTTCCGATGGATTGCATACTGTGTCAGCTGCGGGTGATGTCACGTTGATCGACGTCAAGCGTGTGGCGATCGGGCCGGCGCGACATTTCCTGAACATGAAGCGACGCGTCGCAGATATGCTGGAGGACAAGAACGCGTGAGAGATCAGACGGACCTTTCAGGCATGCTTACGCGGCTCAGACTGCGGCTGGCCGATGACAAGGCGTTGGCATTCGCCTGTATCGGCGCTCTGTGCTTTTTCATCAGTCTGGCCAGTGGACATATCGAGGAGCGTGTGGCCTTCGGTCTTGAAATCGCCTGCGTCATTTTTCTTGGGCTGGCCATTCGGTTCGAGGAGCAGACCAGTGCGCGCGTTCTCTATGCGCTGTTCCTGGGGGCTTCGCTGATCTTCATCCTGATGGACTTCACGCTGTCCGGAAGTCTTTCACAGGTACGATCACTGACCAGCTTCGACTCGTAATAGGATTTCGCGACCGCGCCGGTCGAAGGCGTCGGCACTGAAGCGGTCGAGAACGCGATGTCGCGCATTCTGTCCCATCGTAGCGAGGTTTTCCGGCTGTCGAAGCAGATCGCCCAATGCGGCTGCGAGTGCCGTGCCGTCTTTCGGCGGAACGATCCGGCCGCATGCTTTTGTCACGGTAAAGGGAATTTCTCCGGCGTCGGACGCAACGATTGGCAATCCGGCCAACATGGCCTCATGCGCCGCCAGGCATAATCCTTCCCAGTGCGATGGCTGCACATAGAGATGGAGCCCGCTGAGGAATTCATCCGTCTTCTCGATATAACCATCCAGGACGATGGGCAGTTTCTCGCGCGTGATCCGCTCCTGCAAGCGCGTCCGTTCAGCGCCTTCGCCGCCGATATGGACGATGAATGGGGGAAGATCGGCCTGTATTTTCAAGCATGCGACAGCCTCGCACAGCGTGTCGAAGCCCTTGACGGGATGAAGACGACCAAGCGTGCCGATCCGTATCGTCTGCCCTCTGGTCCAGGGCTTCGCGGTGGAGCGCGTCTCATCGGCCCGGAAAATGGGCCAGCAGACGAGCCGATCGGAAGCCACCCGCAGTTTTGCGCGCGTTTCCTGCTCAACACAGGTCGAATCGGCGATCCATAGCCGTGATCGATTGCGAAACAGGCGCAGGAGGCGCGCGTTCGCCGGCTTCAGGCGAGCGGAATGTTGCCAGCTTACGACCGGCAGTTGCCGTCGCCAACCGACAATCTGGCCCAGCAATGTCGCGCGTGTCAGGGATGTCCAGATGACGTCGGGCCGAAGCTCCGCAATTGTGTGATCGAGCCATGTGAGCGCACGAATATGATCGGTCCGTGAACCTTCGCGCACGCGGACATCCAGGCCGGCTTTCCGCATCGGTCCAATCGCGCGACCGTCTCGACGGGTGAGAGCCAGGACCGTGACATCGTGTCCCGCGGCGCGCATGACACTGGTGATGGCCGGAACGGGCAGCGCGGCACCCCCGCCCTCGACGGAATTGATCACGTAGGCGATCTTCATGCCTTGGCGAACAGTTGCTCGACCAGGGCAAGATCCGTCGGCTTGTCGACGTCGACAGCCGCGCGACCATCGTCGATTGTCACCAGACGTACCTGGGCGCCTGTCAGCTTCTCGATGCGGCGATAGAGGGCGGCACGGGTCAATGTGCGCGTTATGGCGCGGAGAAGGATGCCTGGTCCGAGGATCGAGGCCATACGCAACGGTCGCTTTCGGTCGCGTTCGAGCTTCTGCCACAGTGCAACGACATTTGCCGCCCGCGACGTGCCGAGCCAGAAAAGATTGCAACCGGAAAACTGGATGTCGCGCAGGCGGATATAGGTTCTCTGCGTGCCGGGCACATCGCGTTCGATCGTCTCCCGCGTGGCGATCCCGACGGCGAGGTCGCATCCCTCATGGATGTCGGCACGAAATGCCTCGATCCATTCCGGTGAGAGCAGCGGGTGGTCTGCGGTCGTGACCAGCAGCGGCGTGCCGAGACGTTCGAGCGCAAGAGCGACACTGCCGCTGGGGCCGGACGCGGTCGGAAGCGTGCGGGCGTTGCCGAGAAGCGGCGTGATGGCTTCTGGTGTTTCGATGCTGACATATACCTGCCCCAGATCGGGCGTGGCCTGAAGTGCCCGCAGGACACGTGACAACATCGGTATGCCGGCGACAGGAAGCAGTGTTTTATGTGCGACGCCGCCGAGTTGAGCTAGCGGGTCCCGGGCGCCATCCCGCGAGCCGGCCAGGACCACGACCGGAACGTTCGTCATGCCGAAGGTTTGGCGCCGTCTGGCCGGTCTCGGGGTGGCGCGCCAGTCAGGCGCATCACCCACGGGAAACGGGCCGCTTGGGCGATGTTATAGCCCAGATTGAAGACATGAGCGCTGCGCACCCGCGCGCGGGCATCCTTGTAATAACTGCCGAACAGACGGTCCGGCAGATAGTTGGTGATGCCGTAATTGCCGTCTTCGTCGTGGAAATGATGCAGGACATGCAACTGCTTCATGCGGGCAACCCAGCCCCAGCGTGGCTTGTAAGCCAGATGCTGAATGCAATGGAAAAACTCGTAGACGCAGGTCGTGGCGAATCCGGTCGCCAACGCCGCGAAAGCGCCCGGACCACCGCCGATCAGATACCCGATCGGCATCGTGATGATGACGATTGTCGGAATCGTGTTCAGCGGGGATCCGAACAGTACGTCCAGCAGGTGAGGGTCCTGATGGTGATCGAAATGAATGCGCTTCCAGAGACCGGCCGTCAGCGGACTGCGATAGAGCCACTGGCCATGCAGGATGAAGCGATGGATCAGATACCAGGCGACCGGATAGACGGCGATGACCGCGATGACCGGTGGCAATATCTGCATGAGGCTCGGATGGTGGCGAAGCGCGAGGAAAGCGCTGGCGACGATCAGTCCGAAATAGGCCAGTATCGTCGGATAGGTGAGATAGGCCATCCAGAGTTGTGACAGGTCCATCTTGCCCAGATCGAAGCTACGTCCGGTGCGCAGCGAGGCGCGTGAGCGCCACATGTCCCAGATGCCGGATCGTCTCTCGTTCATCTTTCTTCCATCTTCAGCAACCACGCGACCGCCAGCAGCGTCGCCAGAATGGGTGGCGCCAACGTCGCGAGCAACGCCGGAAGTGTTCCGGCATTGCCAAGCGCCTGCACGAGACCTTGCATCACGATGAAGGCAAAACCGGCACCCAGTGCAGCAACCGGCATCATGCTGCGCGTACCCGTGCGAGGCGGGATATAGACCACGGGGAGCGCCAAGAGAAGCATGACGCACAAATTCATTGGCAGGATGTAGGGTTCGAAGAGGGCCATGCGGTAGGTCGCTTTCGGCAGACTTGCCGGTGCACCCTGATGAAGGATCGCTTCAATCTGCCTTGTCGACAGGACCGGGTAGGGCTGGGAGAGGATCAGAATGTTATCCGGCGACACGGCCGAATGCGTGATCGTCTCCGTTGCATGCTGTGAGATCACGACGCGGTTGGTGTTCAGATCCAGTTGCCGGAGAGATGTCGCCTCCCAGACGCTTTGACGAAACTCCGCCTGGCGTGCGCTCGAGACAGCTTCCAGCGCGCCTTTGGCGTTGCGACGATAATAATCCACACCGTGCAGGATCGTCCCGCCCGCGCTGAAGTGATCCACGTGGACGATTGAGCCGTGGTCATGGAACCAGAAGCCGCGCGTGTCCTGAAGGGCCGTGGGCGACGTGACGTTCCACCAGCGTGCCAGTGCGAGTTCAGTGCGCGGAGTGACGAATTCATGCATGACCATGCCGCCGATCGCAACGCCGACTGTGCCCGGCAGCATGAGCACGAACAATGTCACCGTCGAAAGCCCGGCCGCACGCAAGCTGGCAATCTCGCTACCCAGCGCCATCTGGGTGAGCATGAACACCGCGCCGATGAGAACGCTCAACGGCAGCGCCTGCAGGATGAGTGCCGGCAGGTGCAGCAGCGCATACGTCAGGATACCGTGTACACCCAGATTTCGTTGGAGAATGGCTGTCGTCTGCTCAAGCAGAGCGAGAATTTCCATGAGGGAAATCAGGATGAAGGCACAGAGGCCGATCCGCGCCAGCAGCGCGCGCGATATATGGCCCAGCAGGACGTAGCGTGGAGGACTTGCCGCGCTCATGCCGGACGCACCAGCTTCCGCCGCCGCCATGAACCGCGCGATCGCCGCAGGATCGATGCCAGACACAATACACAGAAGGCGATTTCCGGCAGCCAGATGGCCGTGATCGACGACATGTCACGTGCGGCGATCAGGCCTCGACCGAATTGCAGCGCATGATCGAACCCCACAAGGATCAATGCAAGGGCGATCAGGCCGATGATGGGGCGCCGCCTCTTGGCACCGATACCGAGAGCGACGGCCAATGCCGGAATGAAGGGTATGGCGAGTGCGCGTGCCAGCCGAAAGTTCAGTTCTGCCCTGAGGCTTTCACGGGCAATATCCGTTTGCGAGTCTTCGTGCTGGAGGCGCCTGACCAGCTCGAACAGGGTCAGTTCCCGTTCGTCCGCACCACGCGCCCGAAAGCTGGCCGCACCTTTTTTCCGCATGATCAGCCTGTCGGTATGCTCGAACTGGGTCTGGGTCGGCTCGGCATTGGCATGGCCCGGGGTGGCTGTCCGGGGATCGGTGAGGATAGTGCCGTTCCACAGGTCCAGACGGGTTTCCACCCGCGATGGCGTGATGGTCAGCCGGCCACGATCCGCTGTGACGACACGAATCGTTCCGTTGCTTTCGCGCTCGCGGATAAAGACATGATGCAGCACAGTCCCGTTATGACTGACGCCGTCTGCGCTCATGACCGAGCCGTCCGACGTCGCGGCGAACATGCCGGCCTGAAGGTGGGGGGCCCAGCCGGTATGGGCCGCGAAATAGAAGCCTGCGCGAAAATCGTAACGGGCAAAAGGCTGAAGGTAACCATACAGCATCATGCTAAGCGCGCCGAGGACAAGTCCGGTCTGCATGAACGGGCGGGCCATGCGGATCAGGGAAACGCCGCTGGCCATGAGAGCATCGATCTCGTTGTTGTCGCTCATGCGCCGCGTGATCTGGAAGACGCTGACGCTCAGCGCCGCAGGCAACGCCAGGCCGAGGTAATGTGGCAGCAGGTCTGCCAGCAGAGCGATGAACGTGGTCAGGGAACTGCCTGCCGCGGCCAGATCGTCGAATAGCACCAACAATCGTTCGAGCAGGAGAGCGGCCAGTACCGCGCTCAATGCGATGATGAACGGTGGCAGCAACTGCATGAGCAGGTAGCGATCGAGCGTGGCGAGGCGGGGCGATCTCATGTCGCGATGCCGGGAATACCGATGGGCCGCTTCCAGGTGCGATGGACGGTGCTGTGCGCCGTGCCATCGGCGTCGACGCGCCGCCGGGTGAGATCAACCTGCCATGTGTCGGATGCGCGGGAGATCGACAGTTCGTTCCATCCGGCCTGTCGCCAGGGCTTGTCGGACTGTAGCGAGGCGGAGGCGACGCCGATCAGCGGAATGTCGGTGCCCGGCACGGTCGCGAGACTCGCATTGTGCGAATGGCCGTGAAGCACCGCTTCCGCGCCGGTCACCTTGAGCAGGGCTGCGAATTGCGCTGTATCGAGAAGGGATTTCCGCCACGGTGTCAGGCCACGTCGCGGTGGATGGTGGATCATGACGATGCGGCATAGATGGCGCGTCCGCAGTAGCATGCCACGTAGACGCTCCCCCTGGGTGCGGCCGACACGCCCATACGCCATGAACGGCGGCGAGGCGATCGCGCTGTTGACGCCAATCAGCGCCACGTCGCCGACCTGTCTCATATAAGGGAAAGCATCCGGGCGCGCCGGCATCCAGCGCGACCAGAGGTCCAGGCCGCTCGTCCAGGGCATGGGGGTCATGCGGTCATGATTGCCCGGCACCACGGTGACGGCACCGGGCAGTGTCGACAGCCAGTCCGCTGCGGCAGCGAATTCGGCGGGAAGGCCGAAATTCGTGAGGTCGCCGGTTATGGCGAATGCGTCGGGCGCATGCGCAATGGCATCGGCCACGACAGCGTCCCCCAGCCCCGCGAGATGGCGATGACGGCGATGCTGCTGCCAGGACAGAAGACTTAGCGCGCGCTTGTTGAAAAGGGCGCGCGGCGAGATGGGCAGCGGCGGCGGCAGATGGACATCTGACAGATGGGCGAGCCGGACCGGGGAAGGTTGGATGGCAGACATATGATAGGGATATCGGACAACGTCGGCGTAATCGCAAGCGGCCAACTGACCGATCGGTTCCTAGCGGTGCGCTCCCAGTCATGCTATGGCGCCGCCCGAGCCTGAAGACTCGCTCGATCCGCCAGCGTCGGAAAGAACATAATCAAGTGAAAGCCCTGTGCGCTTAGCCCTTATCCATAACCCCCGTAGCCGCCGCAACAGGCGCGATGGCGCTGCCTTCGCGGCAACCGCATCGACGTGGCTTGGAGAGGCGTTTCTACAGCCGCGCTCCCACGATGAACTCGTGACAGAGGTCGAAACGTTGCGTGAGCGCGGCGTTGATTTGATTGTCATCAATGGTGGCGACGGTACCGTCAGCGATGTGATGACGACCGTGCATCATGTTTTCGCCGGTGCAAGCCTGCCGCATCTTGCAATCCTGCCATCGGGAAACACCAATCTGATTGCCGG is a genomic window containing:
- a CDS encoding LptF/LptG family permease, whose translation is MRSPRLATLDRYLLMQLLPPFIIALSAVLAALLLERLLVLFDDLAAAGSSLTTFIALLADLLPHYLGLALPAALSVSVFQITRRMSDNNEIDALMASGVSLIRMARPFMQTGLVLGALSMMLYGYLQPFARYDFRAGFYFAAHTGWAPHLQAGMFAATSDGSVMSADGVSHNGTVLHHVFIRERESNGTIRVVTADRGRLTITPSRVETRLDLWNGTILTDPRTATPGHANAEPTQTQFEHTDRLIMRKKGAASFRARGADERELTLFELVRRLQHEDSQTDIARESLRAELNFRLARALAIPFIPALAVALGIGAKRRRPIIGLIALALILVGFDHALQFGRGLIAARDMSSITAIWLPEIAFCVLCLASILRRSRGSWRRRKLVRPA
- a CDS encoding metallophosphoesterase family protein, with translation MSAIQPSPVRLAHLSDVHLPPPLPISPRALFNKRALSLLSWQQHRRHRHLAGLGDAVVADAIAHAPDAFAITGDLTNFGLPAEFAAAADWLSTLPGAVTVVPGNHDRMTPMPWTSGLDLWSRWMPARPDAFPYMRQVGDVALIGVNSAIASPPFMAYGRVGRTQGERLRGMLLRTRHLCRIVMIHHPPRRGLTPWRKSLLDTAQFAALLKVTGAEAVLHGHSHNASLATVPGTDIPLIGVASASLQSDKPWRQAGWNELSISRASDTWQVDLTRRRVDADGTAHSTVHRTWKRPIGIPGIAT